The following coding sequences lie in one Cotesia glomerata isolate CgM1 linkage group LG5, MPM_Cglom_v2.3, whole genome shotgun sequence genomic window:
- the LOC123265939 gene encoding chromatin assembly factor 1 subunit B, whose amino-acid sequence MKCTIPEISWHNRDPVLSVDLQQCKFNKDDKTDKIYWRLATGGADSHVLIWHVTINELGVALVNCVADLNRHQKSVNVVRFSPSGEILATGDDESIICLWKQKEGTEPPPLLGEENLNEEQWTSWKILRGHLEDVYDLSWSPDNNMLVSGSVDNTAIIWDVQKGRTVSILQDYKGFVQGVAWDPCNQYIATLSTDRQCRLIDVNSMKTIQRVSKSKIPTPPGHPLENKTIRLFYDDTFKSFFRRLTFTIDGSLIIAPSGIIESPESTDRLSNSTIIFSRNNIKEPIMILPSLDEPTIAVRCCPLYFELRDQGPVALIALPYRLVFAVATQKSVFIYDTQQISPIAIISNIHYTRLTDVTWSSDGRILVLSSTDGYCSIIHFQEGELGKVYTANEPISINSVNGSKLNERSEAKETNKQNVSQKKACFLPDVNNEAMDVDAVKSIPDNMEDTEDIKLVYNEVSNVEPPIKTMENIKSDNKTSKTTPPKTDKPQFLSAKTPRRVQLITISSPKRTKDK is encoded by the exons ATGAAGTGTACAATACCAGAAATATCATGGCACAATCGTGATCCAGTATTGAGTGTTGATTTACAacaatgtaaatttaacaaagatgataaaactgataaaatttattggcGTTTAGCAACTGGTGGTGCCGACTCTCATGTTTTG atTTGGCACGTAACAATAAATGAATTAGGCGTAGCGTTGGTCAACTGTGTTGCTGACTTGAATCGTCACCAAAAATCCGTGAATGTTGTCAGATTTTCACCCTCTGGAGAAATTTTAGCTACCGGAGACGATg aatCAATAATTTGTCTATGGAAGCAAAAAGAAGGAACAGAACCACCTCCATTACTTggtgaagaaaatttaaatgaagaaCAATGGACGTCATGGAAAATATTGAGAGGGCACTTGGAAGATGTGTATGACCTCAGCTGGTCGCCAGACAATAATATGCTCGTATCTGGATCTGTAGACAATACTGCTATTATTTGGGATGTGCAAAAAGGTCGTACTGTCAGTATTTTACAAGATTACAAAGGATTTGTTCAAGGAGTAGCTTGGGATCCATGTAATCAATACATTGCAACTTTGAGTACTGATAg gcAGTGTCGTCTTATTGATGTAAATAGTATGAAAACAATCCAACGTGTTAGTAAATCGAAAATACCAACCCCACCAGGTCATCCGCtggaaaataaaacaatacgaCTGTTTTATGATGAtacatttaaatcatttttccgTAGATTAACATTCACTATTGATGGTTCATTAATAATTGCACCCTCAGGTATTATTGAATCACCAGAATCGACAGATCGTTTGTCAAAttcgactattattttttcacgtaataatattaaaga ACCAATAATGATATTGCCGTCATTGGATGAACCAACGATTGCAGTAAGATGTTGTCcattatattttgaattaagaGATCAAGGTCCAGTCGCTCTTATAGCGCTGCCATATCGTTTGGTATTTGCAGTAGCAACTCAAAAATCTGTTTTTATTTACGACACACAGCAGATATCGCCAATAGCCATTATTTCTAATATTCACTACACCCGTCTCACTGATGTTACTTG gTCGTCAGATGGTCGTATATTGGTGCTGTCATCAACAGATGGTTACTGTTCAATTATACATTTCCAAGAAGGTGAATTAGGTAAAGTCTACACTGCTAATGAACCAATATCAATAAATTCGGTGAATGGttctaaattaaatgaaagatcGGAGGCTAAAGAAACTAACAAACAAAATGTAAGCCAGAAAAAAGCATGTTTTCTGCCTGATGTTAATAATGAAGCGATGGATGTTGATGCTGTTAAATCCATACCAGATAATATGGAGGATACTGAAGACATAAAATTGGTTTACAATGAAGTCAGTAATGTTGAACCACCTATTAAAACtatggaaaatataaaaagtgataataaaactTCCAAAACTACTCCGCCTAAAACTGATAAACCACAATTTCTTTCTGCCAAGACACCTAGACGCGTTCAGTTGATAACTATTTCCAGTCCTAAACGTACCAAGGATAAATAA